CCCTCTTCAACCTCGAGCGCACGGGCATCAAGAGCACCGACCCCGCCAACCCCACCCTCCTCATCCCCGTGGGCACCCAGCGGACCAACGGCCTGGAAGCCAGCCTGGGCGGCGAGATCGCCGAGGGGTGGCGGATCCGCGCGGGCTATGCCCACCTGGACGGCCGCATCACCGGCTCCACACCCGGCACCAAGGTCAGCGGCGTGGCCATCGAAGGCCACCGCCCCAGCCTCACGCCCCTCGACAGCGGCAACCTCTGGATCAACTGGGACATCAACCCCGGCTGGGGCGCCGGCCTCGGCCTGAACACCTCCGGAGACCGGTTCGCCTCGAACAGCAACCTGGTGCGGCTGGGTTCCTACACCACCTTCGACGGGGCCGTCTATTACCGGACCACCCGCTGGGATCTGGCCCTGAACCTGAAGAACCTCACCAACCGGAAGTACATCGCCGCCGGTCACGGGGCCAGCGACCTGCTGCTGGTCCCCGGGGCGCCCTTCAGCGCCGACCTCAGCCTGCGCCTGCGGCTCTAGCCGATGACCCGCCCCCGCCGCTTCCTCGTCTGGCTTCGCAAGGTCCACGCCTGGGTGGGCCTGGCGGGCGCAGCCCTCGGCCTCCTCTTCGGAACCACCGGCTTTCTGCTGAACCATCGGGCGGTCCTGAAGGTTCCGGGAGGCCGCATCGAAACCGAGAGGATCCAGCTGGAACTCACTGAAGCCCCGGCCTCACCCGAGTCCCTGGCCCGGGACCTGGCCCTCCGCTTCGGTTTCGCGCCCGAGCGGGCCCGCTGGCAGGTCCAGCCCGCGAAGCCGGTGCGGTTCAGTGGGGCTCCCGTCACCACGGCCGGCACCTGGACCATCCTCCTGGGCACCCACCGCCGCCAGGCCCGCGCCACCTACCTGCCGGGCAACCGCACGGTGGATGTGGAGGCGCGCCGGGCCGACCTCGTCGGCACCCTCCAGCGCATGCACAAGTCCGATGCGGGTCACGCACCCTGGATCCTCCTCGCAGACGCCTTCGCGGGAGCCCTGGTCTTCCTCACCGTGAGCGGAACCCTGCTTTGGACCCGCCTTGCCGGTGAGAGGATGCTCGCCATCACCCTGGCGGCGGGCGGCTTCCTGACCCTGATGCTGGTGGCCGCCCTGGCCTGGTAGTTCCCACCTCCGGCTCGCCCCTGACGGGCGCCCCTTCGCCCGGCCACGGATCGGTTCGCCCCAGATCCGTGGCCCCGAAGGGGCGTCCTGCGCATGTTGATCGGCGTCATCCCCGCCCGTCGGAC
The window above is part of the Geothrix sp. genome. Proteins encoded here:
- a CDS encoding PepSY-associated TM helix domain-containing protein; this translates as MTRPRRFLVWLRKVHAWVGLAGAALGLLFGTTGFLLNHRAVLKVPGGRIETERIQLELTEAPASPESLARDLALRFGFAPERARWQVQPAKPVRFSGAPVTTAGTWTILLGTHRRQARATYLPGNRTVDVEARRADLVGTLQRMHKSDAGHAPWILLADAFAGALVFLTVSGTLLWTRLAGERMLAITLAAGGFLTLMLVAALAW